In Papaver somniferum cultivar HN1 chromosome 1, ASM357369v1, whole genome shotgun sequence, a genomic segment contains:
- the LOC113305052 gene encoding uncharacterized protein LOC113305052 — MGNCCKRESSMSWGGDDWDCFESESAKETHRCSGKTNQKADTKKEDKNLFTCETSKCHKNVMSPSTEVKIRITKKELEELLGKIDVQGLSMEQILTQLIKTHEDHQSWRPALSSIPEVN, encoded by the coding sequence ATGGGTAATTGTTGTAAACGTGAATCATCTATGTCATGGGGTGGTGATGATTGGGATTGTTTTGAATCGGAAAGTGCGAAAGAAACACACCGGTGCAGTGGAAAAACGAACCAGAAGGCAGATACTaagaaagaagacaagaatttgtTTACGTGCGAGACCAGTAAGTGTCATAAGAATGTTATGAGTCCATCTACAGAAGTTAAGATTAGGATTACAAAGAAAGAATTGGAAGAATTGCTTGGGAAAATTGATGTACAAGGCTTATCTATGGAGCAAATTCTTACTCAATTAATCAAAACTCATGAAGATCATCAGTCTTGGAGACCGGCTTTATCGAGTATCCCTGAAGTGAATTAA